From Burkholderia savannae, a single genomic window includes:
- a CDS encoding TauD/TfdA family dioxygenase, translating into MLTQTSSLCAQALRQPFDSTLPLAEVTLPIHSPGTMTGDEISDMVGTFNRYGFVILDCESSERDNLLALKPLLGNAAPHKRADGDGVVPINAFKPVDGHIDSSHEAHLPHTDGAFSDAPERIITLQCVRPSHQGGLSTLSSAKAAYRHIVDRYGNVAPLARADAPTIERTTQKSTAPVFKAEDDGWSIKFRMNDGAATATPAAAAAAADMYDSLARFLTDPDNVLLFPLEPGQILIGDNTAVTHGRTGYPPDQRRNMRRLNFDGHGALERQLVFGFGDD; encoded by the coding sequence ATGTTGACTCAGACTTCCAGCCTTTGCGCGCAAGCGCTACGCCAACCGTTCGACAGCACGCTGCCGCTTGCCGAAGTGACGCTGCCGATCCACTCTCCCGGCACGATGACCGGCGACGAGATCTCCGACATGGTCGGGACCTTCAATCGCTATGGTTTCGTGATCCTCGACTGCGAATCGTCGGAAAGGGACAATCTGCTCGCGCTCAAGCCGCTGCTCGGCAACGCCGCGCCGCACAAGCGCGCGGACGGCGACGGCGTCGTGCCGATCAACGCGTTCAAACCGGTCGACGGCCATATCGACTCGTCGCACGAAGCGCATCTGCCGCATACCGACGGGGCATTTTCGGACGCGCCCGAGCGGATCATCACGCTGCAATGCGTGAGGCCGTCGCACCAGGGCGGCCTGTCGACGCTGTCGAGCGCGAAGGCCGCGTACCGTCATATCGTCGATCGCTACGGCAACGTCGCGCCGCTCGCCCGCGCCGACGCGCCGACGATCGAGCGCACGACGCAAAAGAGCACGGCGCCCGTGTTCAAGGCGGAGGACGACGGCTGGTCGATCAAGTTCAGGATGAACGACGGCGCGGCCACGGCGACGCCCGCGGCCGCCGCCGCCGCCGCCGACATGTACGACAGCCTTGCGCGCTTCCTGACCGATCCGGACAACGTGCTGCTGTTTCCGCTCGAGCCCGGGCAGATCCTGATCGGTGACAACACCGCGGTCACCCACGGAAGAACCGGCTATCCGCCCGATCAGCGACGCAACATGCGGCGGCTGAATTTCGACGGTCACGGCGCGCTCGAGCGTCAGCTCGTGTTCGGCTTCGGCGACGATTGA
- a CDS encoding hydroxyethylthiazole kinase translates to MESISWNTPSVRHELAAVKHAAPFVYGLTNYVAANLSANVLLAVGAAPAIGAAADWSARFAAGAGALWINTAALMSSGADALRTAARAAAEAGTRWVLDPVAVGAGAPDYDAIVRGLLAFKPTVIRGNASELIALAGGASAGKGVDTTASSESALAFIGDLARRSGAIVAVSGPTDYVTDGVDTLAVAGGDARLTRVTGAGCALGALIAALLAQRGAPLAAAGAAHAIYAIAAERAADARGTASFAVRFVDELSLLDPAE, encoded by the coding sequence ATGGAATCGATCTCCTGGAACACGCCATCCGTGCGCCACGAACTGGCCGCCGTCAAGCACGCGGCGCCGTTCGTGTACGGACTCACGAACTACGTCGCCGCGAACTTGAGCGCGAACGTGTTGCTCGCCGTCGGGGCCGCGCCCGCGATCGGCGCGGCGGCCGACTGGTCCGCGCGCTTCGCCGCCGGCGCCGGCGCGCTGTGGATCAACACGGCCGCGCTGATGAGCAGCGGCGCCGACGCGCTGCGCACGGCCGCGCGCGCCGCCGCCGAGGCCGGCACGCGCTGGGTGCTGGACCCAGTCGCGGTCGGCGCGGGGGCGCCTGATTACGACGCGATCGTTCGCGGCCTGCTCGCGTTCAAGCCGACCGTGATCCGCGGCAATGCGAGCGAGCTGATCGCGCTCGCGGGTGGCGCTTCGGCCGGCAAGGGCGTCGACACGACCGCGAGCTCCGAAAGCGCGCTCGCGTTCATCGGCGATCTCGCGCGGCGCAGCGGCGCGATCGTCGCGGTGAGCGGGCCGACCGACTACGTGACGGATGGCGTCGACACGCTCGCCGTTGCGGGCGGCGACGCGCGCTTGACGCGCGTGACGGGGGCCGGGTGCGCGCTCGGTGCGCTGATCGCGGCGCTTCTCGCGCAGCGCGGTGCGCCGCTCGCCGCGGCGGGCGCGGCGCACGCGATCTATGCGATCGCCGCGGAGCGCGCGGCGGATGCGCGCGGCACCGCATCGTTCGCCGTGCGGTTCGTCGACGAATTGTCGCTGCTCGATCCGGCCGAATAA
- a CDS encoding PadR family transcriptional regulator: MSLPHALLTSLAERPGSGSELTRRFDRSIGYFWHATHQQIYRELARLEDEGWVESTPVEQARGRKRAYRILPAGRKELKRWIAQHDDPKPLRDELMIRLRAEAVVGPTGLGDEIKRRLDLHRQKLALYREIEARDFAHDMNTKDRRLQHLVLHAGIMQESQSIELMQQALDILSMPAEKSKRRGA, from the coding sequence ATGTCCCTGCCTCACGCGCTGCTCACCTCCCTCGCCGAACGCCCGGGCTCAGGCTCCGAGCTGACGCGCCGCTTCGACCGCTCGATCGGCTACTTCTGGCACGCGACGCATCAGCAGATCTACCGCGAGCTCGCGCGGCTCGAGGACGAAGGCTGGGTCGAATCCACGCCCGTCGAGCAGGCTCGCGGGCGCAAACGCGCGTACCGGATACTGCCCGCGGGCCGCAAGGAGCTCAAACGCTGGATCGCGCAACACGACGATCCGAAGCCGCTGCGCGACGAGCTGATGATCCGGCTGCGCGCGGAAGCGGTCGTCGGGCCGACGGGGCTCGGCGACGAAATCAAGCGGCGGCTCGATCTGCATCGACAAAAGCTCGCGCTCTATCGCGAGATCGAGGCGCGCGATTTCGCGCACGACATGAACACGAAGGATCGTCGCCTGCAGCATCTCGTGCTGCACGCGGGCATCATGCAGGAGAGTCAGAGCATCGAGCTGATGCAACAGGCGCTCGACATTCTGTCGATGCCCGCAGAGAAATCGAAGCGGCGCGGCGCGTGA
- a CDS encoding oxidoreductase, producing MTYYPHLTAPLELGFTSLKNRVLMGSMHVGLEEAPNGFERMAAFYAERARGEAGLIVTGGIAPNERGRMMPGGSMLTTEEEAERHRIVTRAVHDAHGKIAMQILHFGRYAYHPSLVAPSALKAPINAFTPHSLSASEVDATIDDFVRCSALAQYAGYDGVEIMGSEGYLINEFIAARTNHRDDEWGGPYENRIRFPVEIVRRVRERVGANFIIIYRLSMLDLVEGGSTLDEVIRLAQAVEAAGATILNTGIGWHEARIPTIATKVPRAAYAWVTKRLVGKVGIPLVATNRINTPEIAEQLLAEGYCDMVSMARPFLADSQFVRKAREGRADEINTCIGCNQACLDHIFSGKITSCLVNPRACHETELVIAPAAQRKRIAVVGAGPAGLSFAVTAAERGHEVELFEASPEIGGQFNVAKKVPGKEEFHETLRYFRRQIELHGLTLHLNTRADVARLAGGGFDEIVLATGVVPRVPDIDGVDRANVLGYLDVLRDGKPVGANVAVIGAGGIGFDVSEYLTQTGESASVAPPKFYAEWGIDVGYEQRGGVRMPHVDAAARNVHLLQRKASKVGDGLGKTTGWIHRTSLKSRRVAMSSSVSYERIDDAGLHVTIDGEPQTLAVDSVVVCAGQEPQRELYDGLRAAGCSVHLIGGAHVAAELDAKRAILQGTRLAASI from the coding sequence ATGACTTACTATCCCCACCTGACGGCTCCACTGGAGCTCGGTTTCACGTCGTTGAAGAATCGCGTATTGATGGGCTCGATGCACGTCGGGCTAGAGGAAGCGCCCAACGGCTTCGAGCGGATGGCCGCGTTCTACGCGGAGCGCGCGCGCGGCGAGGCGGGGCTCATCGTCACGGGCGGGATCGCGCCGAACGAGCGAGGCCGGATGATGCCGGGCGGCTCGATGCTCACGACGGAGGAAGAGGCCGAGCGCCACCGGATCGTCACGCGCGCGGTGCACGACGCGCACGGCAAGATCGCGATGCAGATCCTGCACTTCGGCCGTTATGCGTATCACCCGTCGCTCGTCGCGCCGAGCGCGCTGAAGGCGCCGATCAACGCGTTCACGCCGCATTCGCTGTCGGCGAGCGAGGTCGACGCGACGATCGACGATTTCGTGCGCTGCTCGGCGCTCGCGCAGTACGCGGGCTACGACGGCGTCGAGATCATGGGCTCCGAAGGCTATCTGATCAACGAATTCATCGCGGCGCGCACGAACCATCGTGACGACGAATGGGGCGGCCCATACGAAAATCGCATCCGCTTTCCGGTCGAGATCGTGCGGCGCGTGCGCGAGCGGGTCGGCGCGAATTTCATCATCATCTACCGGCTGTCGATGCTCGACCTCGTCGAAGGCGGCTCGACGCTCGACGAAGTGATCCGGCTCGCGCAGGCGGTCGAGGCGGCCGGCGCGACGATCCTGAACACCGGCATCGGCTGGCACGAGGCGCGCATCCCGACGATCGCGACGAAGGTGCCGCGCGCCGCGTATGCGTGGGTGACGAAGCGGCTCGTCGGCAAGGTCGGCATTCCGCTTGTCGCGACGAACCGGATCAACACGCCGGAAATCGCCGAGCAACTGCTCGCCGAAGGCTATTGCGACATGGTGTCGATGGCGCGGCCGTTCCTCGCCGATTCGCAATTCGTGCGCAAGGCGCGCGAGGGCCGCGCCGATGAGATCAACACCTGCATCGGCTGCAACCAGGCATGCCTCGACCACATCTTCAGCGGCAAGATCACGTCGTGCCTCGTCAACCCGCGCGCGTGCCACGAGACCGAGCTCGTGATCGCGCCCGCCGCGCAGCGCAAGCGGATCGCGGTGGTCGGCGCGGGGCCCGCGGGCCTGAGCTTCGCGGTCACGGCCGCCGAGCGCGGGCACGAGGTCGAGCTGTTCGAGGCGTCGCCGGAGATCGGCGGGCAGTTCAACGTCGCGAAGAAGGTGCCCGGCAAGGAGGAGTTCCATGAGACGCTGCGCTATTTCCGCCGGCAGATCGAGCTGCACGGGCTCACGCTGCATCTGAACACGCGCGCCGACGTCGCGCGGCTCGCGGGCGGCGGCTTCGACGAAATCGTGCTCGCCACGGGCGTCGTGCCCCGCGTGCCCGACATCGACGGCGTCGATCGCGCCAACGTGCTCGGCTATCTCGACGTGCTGCGCGACGGCAAGCCGGTCGGCGCGAACGTCGCCGTGATCGGCGCGGGCGGAATCGGCTTCGACGTCAGCGAATATCTGACGCAGACGGGCGAAAGCGCGAGCGTCGCGCCGCCGAAGTTCTACGCGGAATGGGGCATCGACGTCGGCTACGAGCAGCGCGGCGGCGTGCGGATGCCGCACGTCGACGCCGCCGCGCGCAACGTGCATCTGCTGCAGCGCAAGGCGTCGAAGGTCGGCGACGGGCTCGGCAAGACGACGGGCTGGATTCACCGGACGTCGCTGAAGTCGCGGCGCGTTGCGATGTCGTCGAGCGTGTCTTACGAGCGGATCGACGACGCGGGGCTGCACGTGACGATCGACGGCGAGCCGCAGACGCTCGCGGTGGACAGCGTCGTCGTCTGCGCGGGCCAGGAGCCGCAGCGCGAGCTGTACGACGGCCTGCGCGCGGCGGGCTGTTCGGTGCATCTGATCGGCGGCGCGCACGTCGCCGCCGAGCTCGACGCGAAACGCGCGATCCTGCAGGGCACGAGGCTCGCGGCATCGATCTGA
- a CDS encoding nuclear transport factor 2 family protein — protein MTSIPAGVHPAVLPSLERWHAMVAAHDMTRLADIADPNAVFRSPIAHSAYAGAPALVLAIGTVINVFEDFVYHRQLATDDGLSVVLEFSARVGDKQLKGVDLIRFDEAGKIVEFEVMVRPASGLQALGAEMGARIGSRLPEFKSNV, from the coding sequence ATGACTTCGATTCCCGCCGGCGTGCACCCGGCCGTGCTGCCGTCACTCGAGCGCTGGCATGCGATGGTCGCCGCGCACGACATGACCCGGCTGGCCGATATCGCCGATCCGAATGCGGTGTTCCGCTCGCCGATCGCGCATTCGGCCTACGCGGGCGCGCCCGCGCTGGTGCTCGCGATCGGCACGGTCATCAACGTATTCGAGGATTTCGTCTATCACCGGCAGCTCGCGACCGACGATGGCCTGAGCGTCGTGCTCGAATTCAGCGCGCGAGTGGGCGACAAGCAGTTGAAGGGCGTCGATCTGATCCGCTTCGACGAAGCGGGCAAGATCGTCGAGTTCGAGGTGATGGTGCGGCCGGCAAGCGGCTTGCAGGCGCTCGGCGCCGAAATGGGCGCGCGAATCGGCTCTCGCCTGCCCGAGTTTAAATCGAATGTGTGA